A DNA window from Pithys albifrons albifrons isolate INPA30051 chromosome 7, PitAlb_v1, whole genome shotgun sequence contains the following coding sequences:
- the LOC139674633 gene encoding laforin-like codes for MPRAERRGRRTAPAGAAAPGARTGRALALTHLSPTAAAALGPGLGAGGTGGHGGEGGGGSAGAGPLAAAAFPLAPGPLAAAAAGASPPDAVRRRAERGAGPRGRGRRQRRGRAGRGRRGGGGGGSGPETSPSRDSTTRSHERPASGSRRKSRPRRRKGLAGAAAARGGRAPGRAVPPSDWRIGERGGGSPARARARAACDARSGA; via the coding sequence aTGCCCCGCGCCGAGAGACGCGGGCGCCGAACGGCCCCGGCGGGCGCCGCCGCCCCGGGGGCGCGGACCGGGCGGGCCCTCGCACTCACTCACCTGTCACCAACAGCCGCCGCCGCCCTCGGGCCGGGGCTCGGCGCGGGGGGCACGGGCGGGCAcggaggggaaggggggggcgGCTCCGCCGGCGCGGGGCCTCTCGCTGCTGCCGCGTTCCCGCTGGCGCCGGGGCCtctcgccgccgccgccgccggggccTCGCCGCCGGATGCCGTGAGGAGGAGAGCggagcgcggggcggggccgagggggcgcgggcggcggcagcgccgggggcgggcggggcgggggcggcgcgggggcggcggcggcggctccgggccCGAAACGTCTCCGAGCCGAGACTCAACCACCCGCTCGCATGAGAGACCCGCTTCCGGCTCCCGGCGGAAGTCCCGCCCCCGCCGGCGGAAGGGATTggccggcgccgccgccgcgcggggcgggcgcgcgccgggccgggcggtgCCGCCCTCTGATTGGCGGATCGGGGAGCGGGGTGGGGGGAGCCCGGCGCGCGCGCGCGCTCGCGCGGCGTGTGACGCGCGGAGCGGCGCGTGA